Genomic segment of Panicum virgatum strain AP13 chromosome 2K, P.virgatum_v5, whole genome shotgun sequence:
GTCGGCTCAGAGCTGGGCTCCCGTCATCGGAGCGGGCCGTTTTCTTAGTTTTGGCCCTTGCGGGCCGTTAGCTGTTTTCCTGGGCTTTAATCACCTCATGTCACACCTCATGTCACTCTTTTATCAGCTTGTTTCCTCTCTGATGGACTAAGTTGGGGTACCCATAATCCTCACCCCCAACAGATCTCCCTCACAATTTCAGTTCAAAAATAAAGTAGAGCTACCGAAAAGGTAAACACAATTGACCTGAAATTTCACTATGCCCACCATGACTTCATCAACAGTATGCATAATAAAATGTAGCCTTTTCTTAAacattactccctccatttcaaactATAGGTCATTTTAGTTTTTCTAGATACACAGTTTTTGCTATACATATAGATATTAGATATAGTTAGCAAAATAAACTGCAATTTGGAGTGAAGGAAGTATTACAAAAAAGTGGCTACATTTGTATTCTTGACCGAAAGGATGAATCTGGACACGTCGGCTGATGCTTTTGGGAGCCTCATTATCGACCGCGGCGAGTGCACAGTTGGTTCTTTGCTATTATACGTCGGAGTAAATGTCTACCAGAAAAGCTCTTCATCAGGAAAACTACCCCAAAACATAGTTCGATTCAGATTTCAAATTCCAGAGAGAGATCTCAGACTATATATTATGCATGTATTTGGTTAAGATTGGTTGTTGTTCCGATTCCGCAACATGTTTCAATTTATTTCTCTACTAGATGTATACCCATGCGTTGCTATGGGTTGTATAAAAATCTCagagtaagagcatctccaaaaggcTTGTTAAACCGTTCGACTcgataaaaaaaggaaaacactTGTCAATCTTTGTTCTCGCCTCTGCATCTCGCTTGCCATCGGCCCCTCTCCGCTATGCATCTCTGCCAAGCGCCTGGGACTGCCCATGCCCCCTCGTACCCCCTCCCATTCTTCCATCTGCCTAGCCTCGCGCCATTCTGCTGGAGCCAAGCTCGCTGCCGACAGGGCCCCACCGCTGCAGCTCGCTTAGCCTGATTCACCACCAcctgcaccacctcctccactcgCCCTACCTCCCCAGAAACCCACCTTCGGCTAGCtgctgaacaagtacacaaaggccgttcaaaatgatcggccgctaaaaaagagaccaaGGTCACCACCGTGCAGATAAAGGTCTtcatctcctaggggagaatctAACAAGAGCAGTGGTGATGTTATTCTGTTTCCTCCTCAGAAAgtgtatgctaccatgccataGGTGCCGCCGGCGTCAAATTcttcatgtccaacatgggagcACAAGGAATCTAGATGCGGTGTTTCCCTATGCCTTATCCACCACCACATCGCAAGGAGGAAGGCTCGAGGACaccagtgcatgaccgattgggtcCACGCCAATCAGGTCCAGTGCAGCATgctacaccggtcagaccgatccccGACCAATTAGACCGGTCTCACCAGAGACCGGTCTGTATTTCTTCTCTGAAGCAAGAATACCGtatcaaagagaagaaagaggaAATACAGCCTGCTACTAGTTTAGAGAATGCCAAAGCCGATGAAATTGTGCAAATCGGCGATGTTAAAGTGGTTGTACAAGACACGGGAAAGAGACTGATGGTATTTGGTAAATTGGTTGATCCCTCTATTCAGAAGCCTGACATGACCAATGACCATGAGGCCAGCACCAGTCGCGCAGTAGACAAATACCATCAACCCAGGTTGTGTCCTTTAGGCTTGACACACACTCAGAAGCAAAAGTTGCAGCATCTACAGAACAAAGAGAAGAGGAAATAGGAGGCAGAGAAGTTGAGGGACGAGCACTTCAACAAGTACATGCCCATGGTTCCTCAAGACAAAGTATGACAGGTCAAGTCAGTTCACCAGTCAGCAGCAAGACCGGTTGGACCGACaccgccgaccggtcagaccagtgcaTCCAACCGGTCCGACCGCCCTGAgccaccggtccgaccggttgaaCCCAGCATAGAGCGGCCAGCCAAATCGGCAGTATCCATTTTGGCTTCTCACAATAATGAAGCACCATTGGTTTATCCAACACAAGGAGATGAGGAGCTGGTGGATTAGAGGCATCTCCAGAACACAGCAACATGGAAATTAACATTGTGCACTTATCTTTGGATTACTTTGTGGTTCCAGAGgaagaggttgcacatctttagtTTGGGCATCGTGATGTTGTGTTCCAGAAGCCCGGTGAATCAGATAACCATTTGAAGGCTCTTTACATGAGGGGCCACATCAATGGAAAACTAATTTCTTGCATGCTTGTAGACGGTGGGGTTATTGTGAATCTAATGCCCTACTTGTTGTTCAAGAAGCTGGGCGTGAAGGACGAGGAACTGATCAAGATAAACATGATGGTTACCAGTGCGGGTAGAGGTGATCCCATCTGTGCCAAGGGggttgcttccatggagttgATTGTCTAAAGAAAGAAGCTCGCCACAACCTTCTTCATCTCCGAAGTGCAAGGTTACTTCAGTCTAATCCTTTGGCGTGATTGGATCCATGCCAATCAATGCgtgccttctaccttgcatcaatttCTTTTTCAGTGGATCGGTGATGAAATGGAAGTGATGCATGGTGACACTTCATCTTTCATTGTGAAAGCCGATTCCAACTCTATTGGTGCTCATGACAACATCAAATGCCTATCGAGCTGGATCTGTCCGATTACAAACAGATTAGTTGCACATGCTCATGACAACATCAAATGCCTATCCCTGTTACACTAAAGCCAATGGAGAAttggctaaatcatttaatgtgaTCAAGATGAGTCAAGCAGGTGACTCAagcacaaccggtcagaccggtccgaccggtctaacACAGATTAGCTGCAACAACAGATTGAGCACTATAAGGTGCGGACGAACGATATGTGCAAGACCATTGAAGGATTTGATGATATAGATAAGTTGGGCCAAGATTTTATGTCAGCCGATCCCTTAGAGAAGGTAGATCTTGGTGATAGTACTATCCCTAGGACGACTTTtgcaaacaaaaatttatcgacTGAATATAAAGTTGATTTGATTAATTTTTTGAAAGAATATATTGATTGTTTTGCTGGGGAGTATTATGAAATGCTTGGTCTGAGTCGTGATCCAGTTGAACATCGGCAACtgattaaagccggttttagaccttataagcaACTTGCTAGGCATTTCAATCCTATCATATATGACCGAATTAAGGAAGAAATTAATCATTTATTAGATGCTAATTTTATTTGGTCTTatcgttatgctgattggatctctaacaTTGTACCCGTTGAGAAGAAAGATTCAGGCAAGATTAGAGTTTAtgttgattttagagatcttaataaaactactcccaaagatgaatatcctatgcctatagtcgatatgttgattaatgaggCTTCCAGATATCGTGTTTTTAGCTTTCCTGATGGTAACGTGGgctacaatcaaatattcatggccgaagaagatacgtctaaaacgATCTTTAGATGTCCTGAATTTgtcggtttgtttgagtgggtttttatgacttttggattgaaaaatactggtgcaacttatcaaagggctatgaatttaatctttcatgatttgtttgggttcatcttggAAGTATACACTGaagatattgtcattaaatagGATAATTTCAATCATCATTTAGCCAATTTAAAACTTACTCTTGAAAGGATGCGCAGGTATGGTTTGATGATGAATCCattcaaatgtgcttttggtgtatctgttggaaagtttcttggtttcattattcatgagaatgGCATCGAAATTGATCCTAAAACAATTGAAGCCATGAGGAAAGTTGAGGCTCCTACCTACAAGAATAATTTGTAGAAATTTCTGGACAAGGTGAATTTCTTGAGGCGATTTATATCAACTTGTCTAGAaagattgatgcttttactcctattcttcggtggGGGCAAAATAACAGCAAGCATTTGAGAGAATCAAACATTATTTGTCTTCGCTACCAATACTCAAGGTGCCTAGGGGAGGGGTTCCttttaggctttatgtggctgctgaagataaagttattggggttgttttgactcaagagatcGAAGGCAAGGAGTATATTATCACCTATATAAGCTGACAaattattgatgcggagacaaggtatacttttattgagaagttgtgcttgtctctattatgcttgtaccaaattgaggcattatctacTACCTATTACTTGCATAGTGGTATGTCAAACcaatgtgatcaaacatatatTGCACAAGCCGATTtgtggtagaatcggcaagtgggcttatgcattagttgagtatgatttggcttgtgaacttTTAAAATCCACAAAGGGCTAAATTGTAGCGAATTTTATTGTTGAATAttggattaatgatgagcataaTTTGGAAGTCCCctatgttacttgcacaccatgggaGTTATATTTTGATAGATCGCTATGTGATGATGGTCAAAAAATTGATGTCGTTCTTATTTCCATGAATGGcgctgtttttgaattttcaaactgaTTGgaagatactccctccgtcccataaaacaagtcatcctaggaattctaagacaaattaacaagaaggtaaaatgaccatgtttgcccCTATATATTATCtatatttggcactaattgattcttgcatgcacatgcactttctaaatagagtAGGGTGACTTGTTTTTTTGGGATAAATTTTAAATCCCAGGATGACTAGTATTTTGGGACAGATGGAGTAGTTGCACAAATAATGAAGTCAAATATGAAACACTTCTATTTAGCTTGGAAGTTTTACAATCCATGTGCGTGAAACATGTTGAAGCCTTCggtgattcacttctggtggtgcagcaagtattcaaggtatgccaatgttagAATGGTTCTTTGAATTCATATCTTGATAATATTTCTTTATTCAATGAGATGAAAAGACtaatgctctggctcagcagGCATCTAGTTATACTATCGTGAAGAAGTATTTTCACGTATGAAAGCTGATGCAAGTCAGAGCCGAGCTGCAAGTTTTTGACCAATCGGTCCGACCAGTCGGAGaaagcgaccggtctgaccgcccagactgCTGAAAACATCAATTCAGCTATGGAAGATTATTCAATTGTCAAAGCCGAAGATCAAGATTAGAGGGTTCCTATTGTTTTCTATTTAAAAGATCTTGGTTGAGGTGTAGAGAGGAATATTCGGCGTATGGCATTTAAATACATTTTGATcgatgatgagctttatcgtggGACCACAAAAGATTTacttctcaagtgtttagactcggatcaggccaaacTCGCCATGGGTGAGGCTTATGAAGGCATTTGTGGTACACATTAACAGGCTCCAACACTGAAGTGGTTACTCAGAAGAGCCGATTTTATTGGCCTATCATGATGTCTGATTGTTTTGAATATTacaaagggtgtgaagaatgtcagcagTTTGGGGATTTGCAGTTAGTGCCCGCTGCATTAATGCATCATATTATCAAGTCATGACCATTTCGAGGTTGGGATTTCATtagacaaattaatcctccatcttcaaagggacatcgcttcgtgttggttgctacggattatttcacccATGGAGCAAAGCGGTTCGTTTGAAGAACATGACACATAGAGAGGTGATTGAGTTCATtacagagcatattattcatagatttggtattcctcaaactttgcgATGGATCAAAGTTCTTCATTTATTTCAaaattgctcaattcatctctaTATTAGGCTCAGGCCAATGGTTAAGCCGAGCCAAGTAATAAGATTCTTATTAATCTTATCAAGAAGAAAGTTCTAAAAGGTGGCATGAAGTATTATCCtaagcattatgggctcatcgtatatctagacatgatGCTACTAAAATTACTCCTTTTGAGATTGTATATGGTCAAGAGATTGTTTTACCTATTGAGGTAACTCTGgccgcttatagattggcttaacaaaatgacctttctgctgttgattaccatgatttgatgatggatagtATTGATGAGGTGAACGACAAATGATTAAAGGCTTTAAAGGCGATTGAAAAAGACAAGCTTTGGGTGGCTAaggcttacaacaagaaggtaaaagataaatcttttcaggttggtgagctagtttggaagacaatattgCCTTTTGAGTTGAAAAGTaataagtttggtaaatggtcaccaagttgggagggtccatataaGACTATCAAAGTTATCTTCGGGAACTCATACATGATGGAGACGCTGCAAGGAGAACATCTACCTATGGCTATCAAttgaagatacttgaagaaatatcaTTCCAGGGTTCTGatacttgctttttggcttgcaaagctcaccaaaaaggcagagggcatatgttgacaactaaaattggcaaataccatggttgaccggtctgaccggtcggcccgaccggtcagaccggtccgaccagcTGTAATCCGAATAGGTTTATATTTGTAGATAAAATTCTTTTGTAAATGATCTCATAAAGGGGTACGTCTTCTCCAGCCTGTATATAAAGTCTAaagccgattgaggttattcccaatcaaatcaatacaatCTATCCTTTACTTTTTACTTCTCAAATCCTAACTTTTCCAAACCCACCTGCTTCTTCGCTCGCCTCTACGGCATTCGAGTGGTCTGATCGGTTGGTGCACGAAAATCATCCGGCGATGATCATTGCGATCCGCGTGCACTAGCGCATTCATGTGTTGACCAGAATCACAGTATCCTATGCAACTTAGGAGTTTCGACATTGGTCTGGGTTGAGTGATAAAAAGGTTAAAAAAATGGCAGTATTAATCTACAGTTGGTTATGGGTCTTTTTTTAGCAAGTTAATTATAGGCAAATAGTATTCTTTTTAGGGCTATCCTTGAGCAGGCAAAATTAAGGgcttgtgattttttttaaatctaGAAACATGGAGCATGTGACGGACATATATGATGTGTTGGGAAAAAGTAGATATACACTTAGGTGTCTCTGCTATGTTTGGGCTATAAACACCATCTTTTGGATTTAACAATATGCTTTTCTCTCTTATCTCAGGTGCTCTgtgttttattatatattttcatactttatttattttgttttttaatttaACCACTAGCAATGCACGAAGAAGAAGTAGAATGTGCCGCGGAATAGAAATGCTCCGTTTTAGAAATCCAGAATACCATTACCATTTGATTTGTGACGAATCTACGGCACCAAAAGCAAGTTGCAGCAACGACGATGGACATACTATTACATTTCCACAGTTGCCGTCGTTTCTTTCTTGGGCAACTTAATAAACACCTCCAAATTACAGAAATAACAAATTCGATAAGCCAACAACAATTAATCCCCTCCTCAATTAACCCAATCTAATAAATCATATCAATAAATACTAGAAATCCTGGCTTATTTAGCTGTGAAGGATGGGCGGGCGGCAGTAGCGCCCTTTGAGCCAGCCGTCCGTGATCTGCTTGTCCGCGGCCTCGGTGAGGTGGATGCCGTCCCAGCTGAGGTGCGCGGCGGGGCTGGCGCACGCGGACGCGCCCTGCATCCCGCACCGGGCGCTGTTCTGGTAGTTGTACTTGCCACCGCCCGACCCGCAGCACGTCTCGAACACCGAGCTCAACCCTGCAGCACCCGTGAGGAACAGAAAGAATGAAGATGTGTGGGAGTACGGCGGCGGCCACAAGCTAAGCCAGCATAAAGGGCAGGATCGGAGCggtggctggccggccggcgatgTCGgcggtgtgtttggttgggagAACAAACAAAGCCAGCCGACGTTGATGGGAAACGCTGGACACCGCACCACCTAAGCAAATGCTCACCAGTATGCTGCCCCGCCCGCACGACATGTTCACGTTTCCGCGTAACGGCTAGGCATGGGTCTCACTCACTGATCGAGGAATCTCAGCTCGATCGGTGCACATGGGCATGTGTGGCGCTCAGTGCTGCTAGTGGTAGTGCACGATGTTTTTCAgctcaaataaaataaaaaaattccttTCCCAACCTAGCTACCGCGTTGCTTGTTTTTGTACACACCTGTGGAGTGCAGTGTTTGTCAGGATGGCGCGTTGAAAGGTTTGTTCTGTGTGCGAGAGGGGGCCTGGCTAGAAGAGTAAGACTAGCTAGCGCCGTGTTCAgttcccaaattcaaaattccaaaaaaaatttgcttGAAACCGCAGTAGCCGCCAAGCCGGCCGGTCGTCACGGACGCTCGGTTTGCTTGCGTGACATTTCCCCTTATATCACAGCTAGTTCAATCTGATTTGCAACTTGCAATATATAATTTGGGGATCGGACGCACCGTAATTCTGCGGGTTCCTGACCATGTCGTAGACGCCGGAGTAGAAGTCGGCGTACATGATCCGTGCCGTCTTCCTGTGCCTGCTCTGGATGATGTCGACCCTTTTCTGGAGCAGGGTGTTGTGGTATGTGGAGAGGTCATTGAACTTGTTGAGGCAGCCGAGGCCGTCGTAGTCGCTGCTGTTGGAGCTCTGGTAGATGGTCAGGTAGATGGGGAAGCACCCGATAGGCAGCACCCCCGGCACCACGATGTCCGTCGCGCCCATGGCGATCAGTTTCTGCACGGAGACGCAACAACAGGACCTACTGCGTCAACAATGCAAGAGACATACAGCAGCGCTCTAGCTAGTACTAGTCTTGCAGCTGGTCGTGCGGCGAAGATCAGCTCACATCGATGCCCCTGGAGATGGTGTTGACGATCTTCGGGGTGTATTTTCTGGCCTGCTCGGTGCTGTAGCCGCCAAAAATCATGGCGTTGTAGTCGTTGCCGCCGAATTCGCCGAACACGAATAGGGAGTTGGCCAGATAGCTTGCGCAACCGGCCCGGTCGTACACACATGATAAGGATGAGTTGCATTGGGCCCAGCGAATGAATTGATCGATAGGAACTTATTAGAGAAAGAAGAAGGTAATTAATGAAGCGCGTGTTGGTGAGCACTGACTTTGCCCGCAGACGGAAGTGGCGATCTGCTGGAACCAGTGGAG
This window contains:
- the LOC120673606 gene encoding GDSL esterase/lipase At5g45910-like gives rise to the protein MAMGSRRIRIAGAPPASALMLTLLCASWVLAAAQNYSAIFNFGDSITDTGNLCTNGRPSQITFTQPPYGETYFGTPTCRCSDGRVIVDFLSDQFGLPFLPPSKSSSADFKHGANMAITGATAMDAPFFRSLGLSDKIWNNGPISFQLHWFQQIATSVCGQSCASYLANSLFVFGEFGGNDYNAMIFGGYSTEQARKYTPKIVNTISRGIDKLIAMGATDIVVPGVLPIGCFPIYLTIYQSSNSSDYDGLGCLNKFNDLSTYHNTLLQKRVDIIQSRHRKTARIMYADFYSGVYDMVRNPQNYGLSSVFETCCGSGGGKYNYQNSARCGMQGASACASPAAHLSWDGIHLTEAADKQITDGWLKGRYCRPPILHS